The DNA region TAACTATAGCTATATAGTATTGTTTGCTTTTTGTCAAAATACATTCTAGtccttctaaaatattattagatacCTGGAACTCCCCATAACACCAATGAAAgtagtttgttaaaaattacatttaaggtTATTGTCGACCACAATGATGAATTCATCTCCAACAAAAAACAGCCTAAAAAGTTTTAGATGAACTCATTTTTTCGAAAACCCTTTCCATAACATCGATAAGGCTTTTGATCCCTTTTCAAATAGgtatctttttttctataaagcGATTCAACAACCATAGTCATTGTAAAGTTGCGATTATAGTTCAGTTTAGGTTGTTGGTTACTATCCGAGTAAATgccacaaaatatattttacagctaTTTGGCGTTATGGTTGAGATCAAAAATGGATTTTCCCTCTCTTATTTCAACGCATAGGCGAAGTACTTTGTCTTATATTGTGAAAGGATTTACATTGCTATAaagacttattatttatttagttttcgttgcttttttatttatttatttacagaataatattaagcatttttgataaaaacatctgcaaacgaaaattttaaatgtacactTTATatcccttttaaaaaattttaataaatatttgaattttttcatataatttttaaaacaattttgagaaaaagtttGTACACGAgtgttatatataattttcatcaattttcaaaatttgaataagatttttaaaagttaataacaattaaataaattttatccactttcaaaatttaaatagcacATTTTAAACTgacttaatactttaaattatttttagttcaaatatgTATTCGTGATttcgaaacttttaattttcatgtttcgtttttgttacaaaaaatttctccatattttattaagtttttcttaaataagttatttttttaaaaaaataaaggatacGAAacatcgaaaaattaaaaactaattaccaAACTCAATGAGGTAAATTTTAGCAACAGTTGATGATTACAAACCAAATTTTCCCCACACAATTTGCAATGtttctaaaaagtatttttaaataccatGGTGCTTTCTACGTCTTTTTggtcttcaattttttttaatactaaaaaaaaatttttttcgtcttAATGAAATATCTAACTCAAACTCATTCtctataaataactttttataatttccttttaatttctgataattattCAATGAATCAAAAACACCCGTACTGATATTCATACCTATTTTGCACGACAAGGtcttaattttctaattcttcCATTTATTTTCCCAGTAAACAttcatatgtaaaaatatttacataaatgttataattttatgactCGGATAAATGCAATAGGACGTATCAAACGCATAACAAATACATTAGAATTTATGAGTATTCATAAATCTATTCTCATGTTTCTCCAGTCAAGTGCAAAACCATCAAATTGCGGGGATGTGCATTTTGACTTTTTACCTGCTGTTTCAACGTGTCTTGCTGATTTACTACGACGTTGAAATCAGCTGATTTTACAGGCCAATCGAGATAGTTTTCATAAGGTAAGATACATATTCTAACTTTGTGAACTTAGTTGTTATCATCTTGAAGAACATCAATAACATCAGGTTTATGTTTACTGAGAAACAAAACCTGATCatccagaaaattaaaattaacttgttGGTTCATGTAAGTGATCATCtctaaaagaagaaaagcaTCCCTAACTCtggatgattttataatttttccactggtcaataattttttgtccaGTGATTTTATTCTGCAAATAGCATAACTATCTTTTtagcttttttgaaatataaaaaaaattctctgtcTGATTAATCTGAGATTATTGAAACAcaagcagaaaaaataattttggtaaaattttcatCCTGTATGGTATtgatatttatggtaaaaaaaagatatatcgctgccttaaaaaaacaacctaaatattcaatattttaactattaatatcGTTCCGTCCATATAGTTTActtgaaattctggttttcaaaatttatttcttattaccacatatttagtaaaaaatacaatattgaaaagtaaattttactgaatgaaTGGTtattatgccatgctctaagactctaaggtatcataataaaattacaaaactttacCACAATTCCAAAATTACATcacaatattataaaaccatattttactttttattttaccacaatcattaccaaagagcttcggtaaaaattccCTTCTTTTTGGGGCTCTCACAGGGCCATAGACAGAAGCCATAGAAATAGCCCATacagccagaaacacggtaaatttttccatattcaggtatttttgactatttttcaGTGGAAAGGTAGTGTTTACTTAAACTTTTAACACTAGATGATAATAACCTTAAATTTAAGCTTCtcattaagtttaataattgaaacattaaattttttatatttaaaaatatctgtctTTATGTCAGGAAAATATCATAACTTTCTCCAATTAAGCTCAGATGCTTAAGCTCTAGGCTGAACAAAgtcttaaatataatattctaaagtaacaaaaaaaaagtacagtcaCTGCCGTTTATGGCTTCTGGCAGTATTGACATAATGACCAATACTCTTCACCAGGTAAATTACCACTCACttcatatttatatgaaattatggCTTTGATGTCAACCTTACGAAAAGGTGAATGAAAGCAAAAATCAATTAAGCTTCAAATGTTGTTGTGGCAGTAACTTTGATTACGATATCATGTCAGCTTTCATAGTTGACTTACAGTATCGTTATCGGAAAACGAATtccgaaaatatttaataaagaggCGTTCGTGTCGTTttctttattctcaaatattaTCAGGTCATCAAAGAGCATTTaggttgttttcttttaatttagtttgttgacataaaattttctaattttgttcttttattggAAATCCTATGCATTTTTGAGTGAaacatttctttgaatttatttatgacgttttatttacttatgaatcgaggtttcttttaaatctgttaCTGACCAACAATTTATGTGGGTCACAATCTTAAAACTGTATTTCGATCAGACCAAACGTTGTTTTACTTGTTTTAACTAAGGTATGAACTCCGTATCATTtagaattgtgtttttaaattttgtttttccttcgaaatttcttcttttttttattatttctttactttcttaCAAAATCTTCAACttcattccaaattttaaataaaacgtaattttttcaatattttttgctgtCAAAACTTTCTTAACATGCCTGAAgttatgtaatatatttcattaaaacgctgactttaatgtttaatagtattagaaaattcatattcataGAAATGTATCCGATAATTCATATTCGAAACCATTAGttaacgagaaaaaaaacattctgtttttgcttaaatatgaaCAGATATTTAACGCATCGTGGTAGACCAGTGGTTGAAGAATCGGACTTCGGAGACCTTGACTCCGTTAAGACTCGACTATTTATTAGATGTTTATAGACTATTTAGTAGAGTACATTTGATATACGTGCTCTTAAGATATACGAAATCGAAAGTTCTATACTCAGTCGTTGAGTATTGCCAGGGATACAGGGATCTGACGAAACCTTCTTTCCTGTTCAGATCTTCGTCTAAATTGAGAAAGTGGCTTCATGAATGAATGGTGCTGGggttctaagctaatatgtggGGTTCTGAGCCAAGACGTACATTCCCCTTTGCGGTGCTCTCCTGTTAAATGAAAGAGGCACCTTCCTTACCTAATTCGCAAACGGCCAATGGTTATCGAACTTGACTTGCCCaagtttgtttcattaaaaaaaattattttaagacacatattttccaaatataatCGTGTGTGAATTaggttaaaaaatgatttagcaACAAGTTCAGAAatgaaagtataattattttcttatgtgATCTAGTTTTgcctaaatttaaaagaaaatataaatcaacgaaacattatttttcaagaataaccAAGTAAATCTCATAGTtgcatttgtaaattatatttagtgtgctttgttttattaactttgTATCCATTGTAagttaatttgagaaaaataaaaacagtgattcgaaaagaaaatttaaagaaaacagcaGCACTTACCAACTCGTTTTTTAATACTTCCAGCATTTTGTCTCGTTGAGTACGATGAAAGAGCCTGTGTTTTCTGATTTTCATAATCAGGTGATTCTTCTGATGATGAATCTAAGAAAAAGGGCCTTAAAATCTCTTTAGATATAGCTTGACCACTCCAGAGTGGGATGTCTTGTTGGCAAGTTACCAGTACGCACTCGAATCCGATCACCATTAACCAGGATATCAGAATGAATTTCATCTGAAAAGATGAATCATAAAATcatgaacttaaaataaaactaacttgGTTTTTCTGGAATATGACATTTATATTGttgatatttgaaacttttatattaCACTGGaagttaaatgatttaatgaatGCAAtgtaattgcttatttttaaattaataaaatatactttaaataaaaactctatAGTACAttgttttgaacatttttatgttaatgaagaaaattgtaTATCTGAACTAAAATCatcctatttttttatatctattttttatctataatttttatatctgatttCTTTATAGTTGTAAGGAAAGCTATTACTACTTTTTCTCATCCCAGCAACACCTTCGATTCATgtagttatttcataaaataagaaaaaaaaattaaaaattgatttcaaataatttatcgtttactttaaaaattttgacttttttttctttctcaaagtTTGTTTTCACTGTTAAGACATGTTGAACCAAAATGCTccatattacaaatttttgaatttttgttctatATTACAAGATATGGTTTGtaatatttgcttataaattgagtatccatttaaaaaagttttttgaatgaattataaataaattgcaacttTACATAAATCcgaaaatcgatttttttttaatagcattcgTCTATGTTTTCCTTCCGTTTGCttaattatctgaaaattaGTCAATTTTTGAGCTATTACTATGATAACATTttgcatttcaataaattttgaatttttaatttgtatataattgagataaattgaaattaatttgcaattaattgaggtaaactgaaattttttacaatgcatgTAGAGTTacattaatcatttaattttccatattatatttttatttattttaataattaattttttgttagctTGTTCGTCAATGTTTTCAACAAATGtattacaacaaatattttcatgcacattagaatcaatttagggcttttttgtgaaaaaatttcgtttaaaaaaacaaacgcattttcaataatatatttgcgCTAATGCATTcaaaaaactgttatttcatCAATTCCATATGTTTTTTTGCATGATAAATGCAATTCTATACGTAAAAATGTAttcaagaacacaaaaaaatGGTAGCAACTGTACACCAAGCCTTTTACAGTACTCAATCttgatttgttagttttattaaaaataaatttgaagaaggTAGTATTTTTGTGATAcagtgaattatattttatgtattttatttttttattttattttataaccgtcgttgaacagccgacccaatttcatgggtttacgactacttacgttcaactccgtagccttgtaattttgaaccaatccagaagacaaggaaactcctggatcagtacccccagaggtattgatttgttgaacatggaggactttgagactcgacagaattaacgtgcatcagtcaccatttactacacggggagtcttcggccggcgaggatcgaacccacgaccttttggatatgggcccagcgccctaccgaccaggctatcccagccctatattttatgtattgtaaaaaagaaaagaaagaaagttctAGTACAATGTTATAAACAACCACTCTTTATAcgcatttatgtataaaaaactgTACTTTGGCCGTGTTTTGTACATAGTCCCTCAGATTAATAAAAACACGTGAAGCACGGTTTATGAGCAAAGTAAATAAAGGCGAAacatgtaagaaaatatttttaaaaaagattatgctTGAGttctaaaatctttattaaacatCTTTctgctcttttttaaataaaatagcctatcttaataataaaatagcttaaGATTAAACTATTTATCAATGTAAATAAGCGTTTAATAAAAACTGCGATTTCAATCAGCatctataataattaattaaaagtatacaaatcagttttgatttcaaaaattattcgacAACCATTTAATTAATGCCCCGCATTATACTTGAAATTGTCGTTCGAACGACAGAATATGGATAACAATAtgcaatgcaaattttaatttatcaaacaaCAATGCaaacaatgcaaattttaatttgtcaaaactcgttacatctgaaaaaaaatgcattgacaAATTTGTTCCACTTAATGTTAGAAATATTGGTAACTAGAGAATTTTCAAACTGTATTTCAACTTGAAGTTTTTAGTTCCAACTATGAAAGGGATCTAGTTTTCTGGATtcataaaacagtttaatataatttattctttgaaattattacatGGCAAAATTATCGATATTGAAAACTTCACATTGAAAACTACTGATATTCCTATTGCAATTATTACATGACATTCAATTTGCAGTCgttcattttttacattttaaattaagaatttttgggagaattttaattatttttctttagttatgcGCAACgataattacattttcaattctGTATTCTGTTggtcaatgaaaaatataaaaaagtcaGTATTTTGTAAAGATTTCAGGTAAGCATGATCTTCAGTGGTAGGAGAGCAGATTTTATGACCCAGTTTCATTGAAGCTTCTTGATCAAGTTTTTGTTAATAGTATGGCTTAAACATTTACAAAGCTGAGTAAAATTTGTATTGCGTTTGGCATTGCAATCTCAAATTTAGTTAAGAGCATTTTTGTTTCATCAATAGGAATATTTTCCCAAAAtgcaacttcaaaaaaattttaaacctcaaAATAGACAGATTAATAAAATCTGAAACACTCTGAAAAGTGGgtgatcaaaaatattgaaatttcccTTGTTTTTTATGACGTAGTCGCTTCTTGGGAAAAGATTCGTATGAATATTATGTTAGACAAAAAATTGATATGCGGATTTCGTCGAAAAATGTAGTAACTTCTCAATTGCATTATTTGTTATTGCTACTTCATTGTTATAGAAAGAGAGTAAAGGCCGGGTAGCAGAAACCCTCCGGTGGGAAAGCAAAAGCGGCAGATTATTTtcattctcaaaatttt from Parasteatoda tepidariorum isolate YZ-2023 chromosome 2, CAS_Ptep_4.0, whole genome shotgun sequence includes:
- the LOC107440498 gene encoding uncharacterized protein; translated protein: MKFILISWLMVIGFECVLVTCQQDIPLWSGQAISKEILRPFFLDSSSEESPDYENQKTQALSSYSTRQNAGSIKKRVAMGVDLPDYILHYRGKSPDLGSFRERMQISGRR